A single genomic interval of Bacillus smithii harbors:
- the gpsB gene encoding cell division regulator GpsB, translating to MLSNKVKLTAKDILEKEFKTSMRGYNQEEVDQFLDLVIKDYETFHQAIEELQKENLRLKMKLEKASKVESPSMSRLQTQPASQPQPAVTNYDILKRLSNLEKHVFGDKLYED from the coding sequence ATGTTATCTAATAAAGTAAAGTTAACGGCGAAAGATATTTTAGAAAAAGAATTTAAGACAAGCATGCGGGGATATAATCAAGAAGAAGTTGACCAATTTTTGGATCTTGTCATTAAAGATTACGAAACTTTTCACCAAGCCATTGAAGAATTGCAAAAAGAAAACTTAAGATTGAAAATGAAGCTTGAAAAAGCGTCTAAAGTGGAGTCTCCATCCATGTCACGGCTTCAAACGCAGCCGGCCAGCCAGCCGCAGCCAGCTGTCACCAATTATGACATTTTAAAAAGACTTTCCAATTTAGAAAAACATGTATTCGGCGATAAGCTTTATGAAGATTAA
- a CDS encoding isoprenylcysteine carboxylmethyltransferase family protein: MLLFFCLQMARIWIITSLGPYWNTKIIVLKGAEAIKKGPYRWIRHPNYWLVTLELILIPLLFQAYITLFLFFLLNQSMLRIRIRTEEKALLAYTNYQDLLERQLWPKRKRNVREK, encoded by the coding sequence TTGTTACTGTTTTTTTGCCTTCAAATGGCAAGGATATGGATTATCACTTCGTTAGGCCCTTATTGGAATACAAAAATTATCGTGCTTAAAGGAGCGGAAGCGATTAAAAAAGGACCTTACCGATGGATTAGACATCCTAATTATTGGCTTGTCACACTCGAATTGATCTTAATCCCGCTTCTGTTCCAAGCGTATATCACCTTGTTCTTATTTTTTCTCCTCAATCAATCGATGCTCCGCATTCGCATCCGAACGGAAGAAAAAGCTCTTTTAGCCTACACAAATTATCAAGACTTGCTGGAGCGCCAGCTTTGGCCAAAGCGAAAACGAAATGTACGTGAAAAATGA
- a CDS encoding THUMP domain-containing class I SAM-dependent RNA methyltransferase: protein MSTYTIIATTAMGLEAIAAKEIRNLGYECKTENGRVLFQGDEKAIARANLWLRTADRIKIRVGHFKAFTFDELFEQTKALPWEQFLPVDAEFPVQGKSVKSKLYSVPDCQAIVKKAIVERLKKAYHHPSWLEENGALFKIEVAIHKDEVELLLDTSGSGLHKRGYRAGQGEAPLKETLAAALVLLTNWTPDRPFIDPFCGSGTIPIEAALIGQNIAPGFNRSFVSETWPWMDTAIWDDARTEVEDLAEYDRELDIMGTDIDHRMIDISKQNAYEAGLGEMIQFKQMQVKDLHTTKQYGVIVGNPPYGERLGEKAEVEAMYREMGRTFAKLETWSIYILTSHRQFETFYGKPATKKRKLFNGFIRTDFYQYWGPKPPKDMRSY, encoded by the coding sequence ATGTCAACATATACCATTATTGCGACTACTGCAATGGGACTGGAAGCCATTGCGGCGAAGGAAATCAGAAACTTGGGATACGAATGCAAAACCGAAAACGGAAGAGTCCTGTTTCAAGGTGATGAAAAAGCCATTGCCCGTGCCAATCTTTGGTTGAGAACGGCGGACCGGATCAAAATTCGCGTCGGCCATTTTAAGGCATTCACATTCGATGAACTTTTTGAACAAACAAAAGCGTTGCCTTGGGAACAATTTTTGCCCGTAGATGCTGAATTTCCCGTTCAAGGCAAATCCGTTAAATCCAAGCTGTACAGCGTTCCGGACTGCCAAGCGATCGTCAAAAAAGCGATTGTCGAACGTCTAAAAAAAGCGTATCATCACCCTTCATGGCTGGAAGAAAACGGAGCTTTGTTCAAAATTGAAGTGGCCATCCATAAAGACGAAGTGGAACTGTTGCTAGACACATCGGGCAGCGGACTGCACAAGAGAGGCTACCGTGCTGGACAGGGAGAAGCGCCGTTAAAAGAAACACTGGCAGCGGCTTTAGTATTGCTTACGAATTGGACGCCGGACCGTCCGTTTATCGACCCTTTTTGTGGCTCGGGAACCATTCCGATTGAAGCGGCATTAATTGGTCAAAATATTGCTCCTGGATTCAATCGCAGTTTTGTTTCTGAAACATGGCCTTGGATGGATACCGCTATTTGGGACGATGCTCGCACTGAAGTGGAAGATCTTGCCGAATACGACCGAGAATTGGATATTATGGGGACGGATATCGATCATCGGATGATCGACATTTCCAAACAGAACGCTTACGAAGCTGGCCTAGGCGAAATGATTCAGTTTAAGCAAATGCAGGTAAAAGATCTTCATACCACAAAACAATACGGAGTGATCGTCGGGAATCCTCCGTATGGAGAGCGGTTAGGAGAAAAAGCGGAAGTAGAGGCTATGTATCGGGAAATGGGGAGGACTTTTGCAAAATTAGAGACTTGGTCGATTTATATTTTGACTTCCCATCGGCAATTTGAAACATTTTATGGAAAACCGGCAACGAAAAAAAGAAAGTTGTTTAACGGATTTATCAGAACGGATTTTTATCAATACTGGGGGCCGAAACCACCAAAAGACATGAGATCATATTGA
- a CDS encoding type III polyketide synthase — MGMIVAAGHANPDYCASQEEVQALVKQIFSGYPPVDRMLKVFQNAEIETRYFVKPIEWYQTFHDMEERNRLFVEEAVRLRKEAIQNCLDKQPLHYEDIEAIFTVCTTGLSTPSLEARIMNILPFSSSVKRIPIWGLGCAGGASGLARAFEYCKAFPKANVLVLAVELCSLTFQLDDRSKSNLIGTSLFGDGAACMLVCGVESPVVKAKQTLPHIFAAKSVLKKDALDVMGWDIRNNGLYVIFSKDIPTLVANWLKPVVEDFLAEQKLSWNEISHFIAHPGGKKVIQAYEEAFGIHREMTADAAFILRKYGNMSSPTIFYVLERVLKKSIRSDEIGLACALGPGFSTELLLMRWT; from the coding sequence ATGGGAATGATTGTAGCGGCGGGGCATGCCAATCCTGACTATTGTGCCTCCCAAGAGGAAGTACAAGCATTGGTAAAACAGATTTTTTCCGGTTATCCCCCTGTGGACAGGATGCTGAAAGTGTTTCAAAATGCCGAAATTGAGACTCGTTATTTTGTGAAGCCCATAGAGTGGTATCAAACATTTCATGATATGGAAGAGCGTAATCGGCTGTTTGTTGAAGAAGCAGTGCGGTTAAGGAAAGAGGCCATTCAAAATTGCCTGGACAAACAACCGCTCCATTATGAAGATATTGAGGCGATTTTTACCGTTTGCACGACGGGACTCTCCACCCCCAGCCTGGAAGCGAGAATTATGAATATACTTCCGTTCTCTTCGTCTGTGAAACGAATTCCTATATGGGGATTAGGATGCGCAGGCGGAGCATCGGGGCTGGCTCGGGCGTTTGAGTATTGCAAAGCCTTTCCAAAGGCAAATGTGCTCGTTTTGGCAGTTGAGTTATGCAGTTTGACGTTTCAATTAGATGACCGATCTAAAAGCAATTTGATCGGTACTTCTTTATTCGGTGACGGAGCGGCGTGTATGCTCGTTTGCGGCGTGGAGAGTCCAGTAGTGAAAGCGAAACAGACTCTCCCACATATTTTTGCAGCCAAAAGTGTGCTAAAAAAAGACGCACTTGATGTCATGGGATGGGATATACGCAATAACGGTCTGTATGTTATTTTTTCAAAGGATATCCCGACCCTAGTGGCAAATTGGCTTAAACCAGTTGTAGAAGATTTTTTGGCTGAGCAAAAACTTTCTTGGAACGAAATATCCCATTTTATCGCCCATCCTGGAGGGAAAAAGGTCATTCAAGCCTATGAAGAAGCTTTTGGCATTCATCGCGAAATGACAGCAGATGCTGCTTTCATTTTGAGAAAATACGGAAATATGTCTTCCCCCACCATTTTTTATGTGTTGGAACGAGTGCTGAAAAAATCGATCCGCAGCGACGAAATCGGACTTGCCTGTGCCCTTGGGCCGGGATTCAGCACAGAACTTTTGCTCATGAGGTGGACATAA
- a CDS encoding DUF1273 domain-containing protein encodes MGGIDTKVAAVSGYKPIELGIFHHDAKAIDYIKKGIQKEIQELLEEGLEWVLISGQLGVECWTADVVLNMRIEHPDLKLAVLTPFLDQEKNWNEANQEMYYDILNNADFVDSISKQPYTGPWQFQNKNKLFLQKSDCLVLLYDEEKEGSPKYLYQQAKKYQEINPYYRIKQITFFDLQNIVEEEQWENHDW; translated from the coding sequence ATGGGAGGGATTGATACGAAGGTAGCTGCTGTATCAGGATATAAGCCGATAGAATTAGGTATTTTTCATCATGATGCCAAAGCGATTGATTACATAAAAAAAGGCATTCAAAAAGAAATTCAAGAATTATTGGAAGAAGGTCTTGAATGGGTCCTGATTAGCGGTCAATTGGGAGTTGAGTGCTGGACAGCGGATGTGGTATTGAACATGCGGATAGAACATCCTGATTTAAAGCTGGCTGTATTAACTCCTTTTTTAGATCAGGAGAAAAATTGGAATGAAGCGAACCAAGAGATGTATTATGACATTCTGAACAACGCAGATTTTGTGGATTCCATTTCTAAACAGCCTTATACCGGTCCCTGGCAATTTCAAAATAAAAACAAGCTCTTTCTTCAAAAAAGCGATTGTCTAGTCCTTTTATATGATGAAGAAAAGGAAGGATCGCCAAAGTACCTTTATCAACAAGCTAAAAAATACCAAGAAATCAATCCGTATTATAGAATTAAGCAAATCACTTTTTTTGATTTGCAGAACATTGTAGAAGAAGAACAATGGGAAAATCATGATTGGTAG
- a CDS encoding CotD family spore coat protein has product MYCRPKVLPPIIHPTINRENHLIHHYVVPHIHPSHTTTFNHHVFQHQRYFPYTEPTVNDALHQDLVGFGPEPRPLFGP; this is encoded by the coding sequence ATGTATTGCAGACCAAAAGTATTACCGCCGATTATTCATCCGACAATTAATCGCGAAAATCATCTGATTCATCATTATGTAGTACCACACATCCATCCAAGTCATACAACCACTTTTAATCACCATGTTTTTCAGCATCAGCGCTATTTTCCATATACAGAACCGACAGTGAATGATGCGCTTCACCAAGATTTGGTGGGATTCGGGCCGGAGCCAAGGCCGCTATTTGGTCCTTAA
- a CDS encoding xanthine phosphoribosyltransferase codes for MKHLEEKILKEGLVLSDQVLKVDSFLNHQIDPFLVKEMGEEFAKRFQNESITKVLTLESSGIAPAVMTALELKVPAIFARKNKSLTLSENVYLSEVYSFTKREKSTIYVSKKYLNESDRVLIIDDFLANGQAACALLDILKQAGAHLVGIGIVIEKAFQNGGSLLRKQNIRVESLVRIQSLENGKVRFHEEALL; via the coding sequence ATGAAGCATTTGGAAGAAAAAATTTTAAAGGAAGGTTTGGTTTTATCTGATCAGGTGCTGAAAGTCGATTCCTTCCTGAACCATCAAATCGATCCTTTCCTTGTCAAGGAAATGGGGGAAGAGTTTGCGAAAAGATTTCAAAACGAGTCCATTACAAAGGTGCTGACATTGGAATCAAGCGGTATTGCTCCGGCGGTCATGACGGCTCTTGAACTGAAAGTGCCGGCTATTTTCGCTCGCAAAAACAAATCTTTGACTTTGTCGGAAAATGTTTATTTATCAGAGGTGTACTCTTTTACAAAACGTGAGAAGAGCACCATCTATGTATCGAAAAAATATTTAAACGAAAGCGATCGTGTCCTGATTATCGACGATTTTTTGGCAAACGGACAAGCAGCTTGCGCCTTATTGGATATCTTAAAACAAGCAGGTGCACACCTCGTTGGAATAGGCATCGTGATTGAAAAGGCCTTTCAAAATGGCGGTTCCCTTCTTCGTAAGCAAAATATTCGAGTGGAGTCGCTGGTCCGAATTCAGTCATTGGAAAACGGTAAAGTACGATTCCATGAGGAGGCATTGCTATGA
- a CDS encoding carboxypeptidase M32: MNPMTKEIENDFLQYIQKMTSFQEALNLLYWDMRTGAPKKGIQQRANVVGVLSSELFQMSVSDEMASFIASLSPHEEKLSPTVAKILEECKKEYHRNKKIPTQEYKEYIILQSKAENAWEQAKEESRFEMFRPYLEKIVEYKKRFIEYWGYEGHPYNALLDLYEPGVTVDVLDPVFKKVRTFLVDFVSKIEKSPHKPKTDFLFEYFPKENQRLFSLQILKKMGYDLEAGRLDETIHPFEIALNPGDVRVTTHYNEQDFRVAIFGTIHEGGHAIYEQNIRHDLIGTPLCAGTSMGIHESQSLFYENFIGRHRHFWKKHFDLLKRYSNGQFDTVSTEEFYRAVNEVKPGLIRIEADECTYLLHIIIRYEIEKALFQDEIQVKDLPEIWNLKYKEYLGVSPQNDGEGVLQDIHWAGGDFGYFPSYGLGLMYAAQFYYSMKKDLPDLEGLLETGQLLKIKEWLNQNVHQYGKLKKPLEILMDATGEELNPEYFIRYIRNKYTDIYRL, translated from the coding sequence ATGAATCCAATGACGAAAGAAATTGAAAACGATTTTTTGCAATATATCCAAAAAATGACCTCTTTTCAAGAGGCTTTAAATCTTCTTTATTGGGATATGCGGACAGGTGCGCCTAAAAAAGGAATTCAGCAGCGTGCCAATGTGGTGGGGGTATTGTCTTCTGAATTGTTTCAAATGTCTGTCTCCGACGAAATGGCATCTTTTATTGCCAGTTTATCCCCTCATGAAGAAAAGCTTTCGCCGACAGTTGCAAAAATACTAGAAGAATGCAAAAAGGAATATCATCGCAATAAAAAAATTCCGACTCAAGAATATAAAGAGTACATAATATTGCAGTCAAAAGCGGAGAATGCATGGGAACAAGCAAAAGAAGAAAGTCGTTTTGAAATGTTTAGACCTTATTTAGAAAAAATCGTTGAGTATAAGAAGAGATTTATTGAATATTGGGGCTATGAAGGCCATCCATACAATGCATTGCTTGATTTGTACGAACCAGGAGTGACAGTGGATGTTTTAGATCCTGTTTTTAAAAAGGTCCGGACATTTCTGGTAGATTTTGTTTCAAAAATTGAGAAGTCGCCTCATAAACCAAAAACCGATTTTTTATTTGAATATTTTCCAAAAGAAAATCAGCGCTTATTTAGCTTACAGATATTAAAGAAAATGGGGTATGATTTAGAAGCCGGCCGATTGGACGAAACGATTCATCCTTTTGAAATAGCCTTAAATCCGGGTGATGTTCGAGTAACGACTCACTATAATGAACAAGACTTCCGGGTCGCCATATTCGGTACGATCCATGAAGGAGGTCATGCCATTTATGAACAAAATATCCGCCATGATTTGATCGGAACACCTCTCTGTGCCGGCACGTCAATGGGCATTCACGAATCACAATCATTGTTTTATGAAAATTTTATCGGCCGACATCGTCATTTTTGGAAAAAGCATTTTGATCTCTTGAAGCGCTATTCCAATGGCCAGTTTGATACCGTTTCTACAGAAGAGTTTTATCGGGCGGTGAACGAAGTAAAGCCGGGATTGATTCGGATCGAAGCCGATGAATGTACTTATCTGCTCCATATCATTATTCGGTATGAAATAGAAAAAGCGCTTTTCCAAGATGAAATACAGGTGAAAGATTTACCGGAAATTTGGAATTTAAAATATAAAGAATACTTAGGCGTTTCTCCTCAAAACGATGGAGAAGGCGTGCTCCAAGATATCCACTGGGCAGGAGGAGATTTTGGTTATTTTCCTTCCTACGGTCTCGGACTTATGTATGCAGCCCAATTTTACTACAGTATGAAAAAGGATTTACCTGATTTGGAGGGGCTTCTGGAAACAGGCCAATTGCTTAAGATCAAAGAATGGCTCAATCAAAATGTCCACCAATACGGAAAATTAAAAAAACCGCTCGAAATTTTAATGGATGCGACAGGAGAAGAATTAAATCCGGAATATTTCATCCGTTACATCCGCAATAAATATACGGACATTTACCGGTTATAG
- a CDS encoding dynamin family protein gives MSTAHKHKTTEQMMAKSMMLYERFQQFGDHERAEKAKRFLKKLYREEFIIAFCGHFSAGKSTMINQLTGESILPSSPIPTSANLVKIRHADEDFAKILYRNRKPLLFKGSYEFDTIKEFCKNGMEVESIEIGRKQSKLPKTLTVMDTPGIDSTDDAHRISTESALHLADMVFYVMDYNHVQSELNFTYTKELLSHGAKLYLIINQIDKHHQEELSFDEFRQSVYRAFDDWGVRPEGFYFTSLKEPDHPFNDFSVVKKLVADSIQMREELSLQSAEAMTERLIAEHLEWLKKEQDEKREQLAAILGNEWNEKEIFAKEEQLRIKIEQKDVQKAVEELENERETILKNAYIMPAQTRELAKSFLEAYQPDFKVGFFFSKKKTEEEKTRRLDLFLADLQEKVKAQVEWHIRDLQAKWLKKYNLVHDDLAMKAEEFRVQLDSALLTSAIKPGAQVTGDSVLHYCDEVAEKLKKMARMASNEWLETAKSILEQKWQSDLGSLQNEWTEWNQKKNAVLQWKELDILEDERKKAFAMLKTGTYSYSPTFDERIRKWEAEEQEAEIFTKEANPSKTKSIPKIQRRESEYKKAESEAPAFSPVIIAEKMHRWSEALKGIPGFKYLRKELEEKANRLGKQEFTIALFGAFSAGKSSFANAMLGEKVLPVSPNPTTAAVNRIHPPNEIYHDRTAAVHLKTREEMLSDLQSSLGVFHVMADSLEEGYERIPNITANENKNGKENIHLSFLKAFYEGFPEYKDHLVETLVVDLDTFRGFVANERQSCFVESIDLYYDCEFTRLGITLVDTPGVDSINARHTGVAFEYIKNSDAILFVTYYNHAFSKADREFLIQLGRVKDSFELDKMFFIVNAVDLANDEEEMADVLSYVQGQLLQYGIRFPRIYGVSSLLALDPNKRKQSRIESFQSAFESFLQYDLTKIAIQSAERDMKRAVLQLEQLIKTAEENRENRKEKKALLAKQKEQISQHLQKETPDFLWKRLCQEIDELVYYVKQRVFYRLPDFFKESFNPSVLQPSSGKAALRTALEDFLSSIGFDLSQEMRATSLRAEKFLHQVLNAKQKSLHEHYQSIQEQLYFSDLEWPTKETPEFPAAFHSLPQETFSPALALFKNAKTFFEKNEKQLMQNKLEDILSPLADQYLFNEKEKLSQWIKEILDEQFNRLKNSLASECEEQFSAWMEALEATENIQEWKEVLKVLQKDIA, from the coding sequence ATGTCAACTGCACATAAACATAAGACAACGGAACAAATGATGGCGAAAAGCATGATGCTTTATGAACGGTTTCAGCAATTCGGAGACCATGAAAGGGCGGAAAAAGCAAAAAGATTTCTAAAAAAGCTCTATCGAGAGGAATTTATTATTGCTTTTTGCGGTCATTTTTCAGCTGGAAAATCAACGATGATCAATCAGCTGACAGGGGAATCGATTTTGCCGTCGAGTCCGATTCCGACAAGCGCTAATTTAGTCAAAATTCGCCATGCCGACGAGGACTTTGCGAAAATTTTGTATCGAAACCGCAAACCGCTTTTGTTCAAAGGTTCGTACGAGTTTGATACAATAAAAGAATTTTGTAAAAATGGCATGGAAGTGGAATCCATTGAAATCGGCCGCAAGCAGTCCAAGCTGCCGAAAACCTTAACGGTGATGGATACACCTGGGATTGATTCAACCGATGATGCCCACCGCATTTCCACAGAGTCGGCTTTGCATTTGGCTGATATGGTGTTTTATGTCATGGACTATAATCATGTGCAATCAGAATTGAATTTTACTTATACGAAAGAGCTCCTTTCCCATGGAGCAAAATTGTACTTAATTATTAATCAGATTGACAAGCATCATCAAGAAGAATTGTCTTTTGATGAATTTCGGCAATCAGTTTACCGTGCTTTTGATGATTGGGGAGTCCGTCCGGAAGGATTTTATTTTACAAGCTTAAAAGAGCCTGATCATCCATTCAATGATTTTTCCGTTGTGAAAAAGCTGGTGGCAGATAGCATCCAAATGCGGGAGGAGTTATCCTTGCAGTCTGCCGAAGCGATGACGGAGCGGCTGATTGCGGAGCATTTGGAATGGTTGAAAAAAGAACAAGACGAAAAAAGAGAGCAGCTTGCGGCAATACTAGGAAACGAATGGAATGAAAAAGAGATTTTCGCAAAGGAAGAACAACTAAGAATAAAAATCGAACAAAAAGATGTTCAAAAAGCAGTGGAGGAATTGGAAAACGAACGGGAAACCATTTTAAAAAATGCTTATATCATGCCGGCGCAGACGCGGGAACTTGCCAAGTCCTTTTTAGAAGCGTACCAGCCTGATTTTAAAGTCGGCTTTTTTTTCAGCAAGAAAAAAACGGAAGAAGAAAAGACCCGTCGATTAGATCTGTTTTTAGCTGACTTGCAGGAAAAAGTAAAGGCCCAGGTCGAATGGCATATTCGTGACTTGCAGGCAAAATGGCTGAAAAAATACAATCTCGTTCATGACGATTTAGCAATGAAGGCGGAAGAATTTAGGGTCCAATTGGATTCAGCGCTTTTAACGTCGGCGATTAAACCGGGCGCTCAAGTAACAGGTGATTCCGTGCTGCATTATTGCGACGAAGTAGCCGAAAAGCTAAAAAAGATGGCTCGGATGGCCAGCAATGAATGGCTGGAAACGGCCAAATCGATTCTGGAGCAAAAATGGCAGTCGGATCTAGGATCATTGCAAAACGAATGGACAGAGTGGAATCAAAAGAAAAATGCTGTGCTTCAATGGAAAGAACTTGACATTCTTGAAGACGAAAGAAAAAAAGCGTTTGCAATGTTGAAAACCGGCACGTACTCTTATTCTCCGACCTTCGATGAAAGAATACGGAAATGGGAAGCCGAAGAGCAGGAAGCGGAAATTTTTACAAAAGAAGCGAATCCATCAAAAACAAAATCGATTCCAAAAATCCAAAGAAGAGAAAGCGAGTATAAAAAAGCTGAATCTGAAGCGCCGGCTTTTTCTCCTGTCATCATCGCAGAGAAAATGCATCGATGGAGCGAAGCTTTAAAAGGAATTCCGGGCTTTAAATATTTGCGGAAAGAATTGGAGGAGAAAGCGAACCGCTTAGGAAAACAAGAATTTACGATTGCATTATTCGGTGCTTTCAGTGCCGGAAAGTCTTCCTTTGCCAATGCCATGCTTGGTGAAAAAGTGCTGCCGGTTTCCCCTAATCCAACGACAGCGGCAGTCAATCGTATTCACCCACCTAATGAAATCTATCATGATCGGACAGCGGCTGTCCATTTGAAAACAAGGGAAGAAATGCTTTCCGATTTGCAGTCCTCTTTAGGTGTTTTTCATGTGATGGCGGATTCCCTTGAGGAAGGATATGAACGCATTCCAAACATTACTGCAAACGAGAATAAAAATGGAAAAGAAAATATTCATCTGTCCTTTTTAAAAGCGTTTTATGAAGGATTTCCGGAATATAAAGACCATTTAGTGGAAACGCTCGTCGTCGATTTGGATACTTTCCGGGGGTTTGTGGCCAATGAACGTCAAAGCTGTTTTGTAGAATCCATCGATCTTTATTATGATTGTGAATTTACCAGATTGGGAATCACATTGGTTGACACTCCGGGAGTTGATTCTATCAATGCCCGCCATACGGGAGTCGCCTTTGAGTATATTAAAAACTCCGATGCGATTTTATTTGTGACCTATTATAACCACGCATTTTCAAAAGCAGATCGTGAATTCTTGATTCAGCTTGGCCGGGTGAAAGACTCGTTTGAATTGGATAAAATGTTTTTTATCGTTAATGCCGTAGATCTTGCTAATGATGAGGAAGAAATGGCGGATGTTTTATCGTATGTTCAAGGTCAGTTGCTGCAGTATGGCATTCGCTTCCCGCGAATTTACGGCGTCTCAAGCCTGCTTGCTCTAGACCCGAACAAACGAAAGCAATCGCGGATAGAGTCGTTTCAATCAGCATTCGAATCTTTTTTACAATATGATTTAACGAAGATTGCCATACAATCTGCAGAACGTGATATGAAGCGTGCAGTCTTGCAGCTGGAGCAATTGATCAAAACGGCAGAGGAGAATCGGGAAAACCGAAAAGAAAAGAAAGCATTGCTGGCAAAGCAAAAAGAGCAAATCAGCCAACATTTGCAAAAGGAAACTCCCGATTTTTTGTGGAAACGGTTGTGTCAAGAAATCGACGAGCTCGTGTATTATGTGAAACAACGTGTTTTTTATCGGCTTCCAGACTTTTTTAAAGAATCTTTTAATCCATCTGTTTTGCAGCCGTCAAGCGGAAAGGCAGCACTTCGTACAGCATTAGAGGACTTTTTGAGTTCTATCGGATTTGATTTGTCTCAAGAAATGCGGGCCACAAGCTTGCGGGCGGAGAAATTTCTACACCAAGTTTTAAATGCGAAGCAAAAAAGTTTGCACGAACACTATCAAAGTATTCAAGAACAGCTTTACTTTTCTGATTTGGAATGGCCGACGAAAGAAACGCCTGAATTTCCGGCAGCGTTTCATTCTCTTCCACAAGAAACGTTTTCACCGGCGCTCGCTCTTTTCAAAAATGCCAAAACGTTTTTTGAAAAGAATGAGAAACAGCTCATGCAGAATAAATTGGAAGACATACTGTCGCCGTTAGCCGATCAATATCTTTTTAACGAAAAAGAAAAATTGAGCCAATGGATAAAAGAGATTTTGGACGAACAATTCAACCGCCTGAAGAACAGCTTGGCATCTGAATGCGAGGAACAATTCTCCGCTTGGATGGAAGCGTTGGAAGCAACGGAAAATATACAGGAATGGAAAGAAGTGCTGAAGGTGCTTCAAAA
- a CDS encoding nucleobase:cation symporter-2 family protein, with product MKNRWIQTASLGLQHVLAMYAGAVIVPLITGSALKMTSEQLTYLVSIDIFMCGIATFLQVWKGKWFGIGLPIVLGCTFTAVAPMIAIGQSYGLPGVYGAILASGIFVVLIAPVFSRLVPFFPPIVTGSVVTIIGLTLIPVAMKNMAGGEGSPDFGSPANIALSFGTLIVIIVLYRFFTGFIRSISVLLGLLAGTMAAAMMGKVDFSPVSEASWFHMIKPFVLGVPAFHWTSILTMIFVAIVSLVESTGVYFAAADICEKKVNEDDLKKGYRSEGIASILGSLFNSFPYTAFSQNIGLIQLSGVKSRSVIFVTAFILMLLGLIPKIGAFTTIIPSSVLGGAMVAMFGMVIAQGIKMLSKVDFTSQENLLIMACSIGMGLGVTVVPDLFGQLPKALQILTGNGIVAGSVTAIVLNIVFHMIGKRTDKSTAVIQQKIS from the coding sequence ATGAAAAACCGATGGATCCAAACGGCTTCGTTAGGGCTGCAGCATGTTTTGGCCATGTATGCTGGGGCGGTGATTGTTCCTTTAATTACAGGCAGTGCGTTGAAAATGACCAGCGAACAATTAACCTATCTAGTATCGATTGATATTTTTATGTGCGGGATAGCGACCTTCTTGCAAGTATGGAAAGGAAAATGGTTTGGAATCGGTTTGCCGATTGTGTTGGGATGTACATTTACGGCTGTTGCTCCGATGATCGCCATCGGACAGTCGTACGGCTTGCCGGGTGTTTATGGAGCCATTTTGGCTTCAGGGATTTTTGTCGTGCTGATTGCGCCTGTTTTCAGCAGACTTGTCCCATTTTTCCCGCCGATCGTAACGGGCTCTGTTGTTACGATTATTGGTCTTACACTAATACCTGTTGCCATGAAAAATATGGCCGGAGGAGAAGGAAGCCCCGATTTCGGTTCTCCTGCCAATATTGCCCTTTCTTTTGGAACATTAATTGTCATTATCGTACTTTATCGTTTTTTCACAGGTTTTATTCGATCCATTTCTGTTCTTCTTGGGTTATTGGCTGGTACAATGGCGGCAGCAATGATGGGAAAAGTGGATTTTTCACCCGTTTCGGAAGCATCCTGGTTCCATATGATTAAGCCGTTTGTATTGGGTGTGCCAGCTTTTCATTGGACTTCCATTTTGACCATGATTTTTGTGGCGATTGTGAGTCTTGTTGAGTCAACCGGCGTCTATTTTGCGGCGGCAGATATTTGTGAAAAGAAAGTAAATGAAGATGATCTCAAAAAAGGATATCGTTCTGAAGGGATTGCCAGTATTTTAGGATCTCTCTTTAATTCTTTTCCGTACACGGCTTTTTCGCAAAATATCGGACTTATCCAACTATCCGGCGTCAAATCAAGATCTGTTATATTCGTAACGGCGTTCATTTTAATGCTTCTTGGATTGATTCCAAAGATAGGAGCTTTTACAACGATCATCCCGTCCTCTGTTTTAGGCGGGGCAATGGTGGCAATGTTTGGCATGGTCATAGCTCAAGGAATTAAAATGCTAAGCAAAGTCGATTTTACATCGCAAGAAAATTTATTGATTATGGCTTGTTCCATTGGGATGGGACTTGGAGTGACAGTGGTGCCGGATTTATTTGGCCAATTACCGAAAGCTCTGCAAATATTAACAGGAAATGGAATTGTGGCTGGAAGTGTGACAGCCATTGTTTTGAATATCGTGTTTCATATGATTGGCAAAAGAACAGATAAAAGCACAGCTGTGATTCAACAGAAAATTTCATAA